Proteins encoded by one window of Musa acuminata AAA Group cultivar baxijiao chromosome BXJ2-9, Cavendish_Baxijiao_AAA, whole genome shotgun sequence:
- the LOC135584219 gene encoding exocyst complex component SEC15A-like, with the protein MMHAPSNKRTAAENGDGGIDVVLMRSLGNGEDLGPIVRYAFECGKPEALLHQLRNVVRKKEVEIEELCKLHYDEFILAVDELRGVLVDAYDLKSSLSSENLRLQEVASALLLKLDELLELYLIKKNVTEAIQTLKVCVQVSKLCLACNMHVSNNRFYPALKILDLIEKDYLQNTPLKALRKVIDKQIPAIKLHIEKKVCSEFNDWLLHIRSIAKEIGQLAIGQAASARQGDEEKRAHQREAEEQSRSGVNPVYALDCEHIDEDSVLEFDLAPLYCSHHIHTCLGIQEKFCEYYYNNRLMQLNLDLQISSAQPFLESHQPFFAQIAGFFIVEAQVLRTSRGLLSESQVESLWDSAMSKMKSVLEDQFSHTNTANHLLLIKDFVTLFGATLLRHGYQVTPLLEVLDNSRDKYHELLLSECRKQIGDILASDTFEQMVIKKEYEYNMNVVSFHLQSSDTVPAFPFIAPFSSSVPDACRVVRSFIEDSVSYLSYGGHINFYDVLKKYLDKLMIDVLNEALLNMIHTGNLGVSQAMQIAANIAVLEHTCDLFLWQAAQLCSVPLHLVERPHAGLTAKAVFKASQNAAYNALLNVVDSKLDEYLALMNSINWTADEAPEHANDYIHEIVIYLDLLISTAQQILPLDALYKVGVGALHHISDSIVATFLSESLKRFNLNAIIGIDNDLKMLEAFADERFQSTGLSDLKRDCIFRDCLVESRQLVNLLLSNQPDDFVDPVIREKDYGALDFKKVATICEKLKDSPDRLFGSLSNRNAKQNSRKKSMDMLKRRLKDFS; encoded by the coding sequence ATGATGCACGCTCCATCCAATAAGAGAACTGCAGCAGAAAACGGGGATGGAGGGATTGATGTGGTCCTCATGCGGTCGCTCGGAAATGGGGAGGATTTAGGCCCCATTGTTAGGTATGCTTTTGAGTGTGGAAAACCTGAGGCCCTCTTGCACCAACTCAGGAATGTTGTTAGGAAGAAGGAAGTGGAGATTGAAGAACTGTGCAAACTTCATTACGATGAATTCATCCTTGCAGTTGATGAGTTACGGGGTGTGTTGGTTGATGCTTATGATCTCAAGAGCTCTCTATCAAGTGAGAATTTACGGCTACAAGAGGTGGCAAGTGCACTTCTGTTGAAGCTCGATGAGCTCCTTGAATTGTACTTGATTAAGAAAAATGTCACAGAGGCCATACAAACGTTGAAGGTATGTGTGCAGGTCTCAAAACTATGCTTGGCTTGCAACATGCATGTTTCAAACAATCGGTTCTACCCTGCACTGAAGATCTTGGACTTGATCGAGAAAGATTACCTACAAAACACTCCACTTAAGGCCCTGAGGAAGGTGATTGACAAGCAAATACCTGCAATTAAGCTGCACATAGAGAAAaaagtgtgcagtgagttcaaTGATTGGCTTCTTCACATAAGGAGCATAGCAAAGGAGATTGGGCAGTTGGCTATAGGACAGGCTGCTTCGGCCCGTCAAGGGGATGAGGAAAAGCGGGCTCACCAGAGGGAAGCTGAAGAGCAGAGTCGATCTGGTGTTAATCCTGTGTATGCATTGGACTGTGAGCATATTGATGAAGATTCAGTGCTAGAGTTTGACCTGGCTCCTTTATATTGTTCGCACCATATACACACATGCTTGGGCATCCAAGAAAAATTTTGTGAGTACTATTACAATAACCGGCTAATGCAGCTGAATTTAGACCTGCAGATCTCGTCAGCACAGCCCTTCCTTGAATCTCATCAACCCTTCTTTGCACAGATTGCTGGGTTTTTCATCGTGGAAGCTCAAGTTCTGCGAACTTCTAGGGGGTTGTTGTCGGAGAGTCAGGTGGAGAGTTTATGGGATTCAGCTATGTCAAAGATGAAATCTGTTCTAGAGGATCAGTTCTCTCATACGAACACAGCAAACCACCTTCTACTCATCAAAGACTTTGTTACTCTTTTTGGTGCCACTCTTTTGCGTCATGGGTACCAGGTAACACCTTTGCTTGAGGTTCTTGATAACAGCAGAGACAAGTACCATGAACTTCTCCTTAGTGAATGCCGCAAGCAAATAGGAGACATCCTCGCAAGTGATACGTTTGAACAGATGGTGATAAAGAAAGAGTATGAGTACAATATGAATGTGGTGTCATTTCATCTTCAGTCCTCAGATACAGTGCCAGCATTTCCATTTATTGCACCATTCTCTTCCTCTGTTCCAGATGCATGTCGTGTAGTGCGTTCCTTTATTGAGGACTCAGTTAGCTATCTATCATATGGAGGTCATATCAACTTTTATGATGTTCTAAAGAAATATCTTGACAAGCTTATGATTGATGTGCTGAATGAAGCTCTGTTGAACATGATCCATACTGGTAATTTAGGTGTATCACAGGCAATGCAAATTGCAGCCAACATAGCTGTTCTTGAGCACACTTGTGATCTTTTCCTGTGGCAGGCTGCCCAACTTTGCTCAGTCCCATTACACTTAGTTGAGAGGCCTCATGCTGGATTGACTGCTAAGGCTGTTTTTAAGGCATCGCAGAATGCTGCCTATAATGCATTGTTGAATGTGGTTGATTCTAAGTTGGATGAGTACCTTGCCCTCATGAACAGCATCAATTGGACAGCTGATGAAGCCCCCGAACATGCAAATGATTACATTCATGAAATTGTTATTTATCTTGACTTATTGATCTCTACTGCTCAGCAGATTTTGCCTTTAGATGCTCTTTACAAAGTTGGGGTTGGTGCATTGCATCATATTTCTGATTCGATTGTGGCAACTTTTCTTAGTGAGAGTTTAAAGAGGTTCAACCTCAATGCCATCATTGGCATTGACAATGATCTGAAAATGTTAGAAGCCTTTGCAGATGAAAGATTTCAAAGCACAGGTCTGAGCGATTTAAAGAGGGATTGCATTTTCAGAGATTGTTTAGTAGAATCGAGGCAGTTGGTGAACCTTTTACTGAGCAATCAGCCTGATGATTTCGTGGATCCTGTTATAAGAGAGAAAGATTATGGTGCTCTGGACTTCAAGAAGGTTGCAACTATCTGTGAAAAGTTGAAGGATTCACCAGATAGGTTGTTTGGGAGCCTTTCTAACCGGAATGCAAAGCAAAATTCTCGGAAGAAGTCAATGGACATGTTGAAAAGGAGGCTGAAAGATTTCAGTTGA